CTGGTGGAGCGGGTGGAGGGTTTCGCCGAAGAGGCGGACTGGATGCGCGCCTATTACGAGATCAACGACTTCGAGCACCAGTTGAGCGAGAACGGCGCCATCGTGCTGAAGTTCTGGCTGACGATCAGCAAGGAAGAACAGCTGGAGCGTTTCAAGGGGCGCGAGGACACCGGCTTCAAACGCTTCAAGATCACCGACGAAGACTGGCGCAACCGCGACAAATGGGATCTGTACCGCCAGGCGGTCAGCGATATGGTGGACAGAACCAGCACCAGCAAGGTGCCGTGGACGCTGGTTGAGGCCAATAACAAGTATTTCGCCCGCATCAAGATTTTGACCACGGTTTGCGACGCATTGGAGGCAAGGTTGAGTGAATAGAGCATGGAGGGGAGTGCTGCTGTTGCTGCTGTGCCGGCCCGCGCTGGCGCAGGAGACGCTGCGCGCGGGCGTGGCGCTGGACAGCAGCGAGCCGCTCAGCCAGTCGGCCGACGCCAGTTTGACCCAGCGCTACCGCGAGGCCCTGGCCATGATCACCCGGCAAAGCGGCATCCGCTTCCAGTTGGATTACTATCCCAGCCAAAGGCTGGAGCAGCTGTTCGTGGTCGGGCGGCTGGATGTGGAGGTGGGCGTCAACCCCTCCTGGCGCGCGTTGTCGCCGGTGTCCGGCTTTTATACCCAGACGATAGGCGAAGTGTCCTACCAGCTCTGCCTGCCGCCGGGCGGCAAACCGCGGGTGGCGGGCTGGGCCGATCTCAAGGGCAAGCGCATCGGCCTGCTGGCGGCGCAACGGCTGCCGCAGCTGGAGCCGGTGTTCCAGTCGCAGCGCTTGACCGCGGATGTCGCCGGCAATGAAGAGGAATTGCTCGATCGATTGCGGCAGGGACGGATTCAGGCCGTGGTGCTGGAGCAAAGCCGGGCCGGCTACTGGGCGCGCCCCGCCATGGGCGGGCGTTGCCAGCCTGGCGCCATGGTGGCCAGTTTGCCGGTGATGCTGCGCGTGCATCCGCAGCATCGAGACTTGGTGCCGCGGCTCAATCAAGCCATCCAGAATTTGTCGATCCAGGGCAAATTCAAATCTTTGTTTACCGATGCGCGTTAAACCGGGCCCTGGTCCGGATACAGGTCGAATGGATGAATACCGATACCCCGCTGCTGCCTGATCAATTGAGCAAGCTGTTCCATAGGCTGGATCCCGATGCGGATCCGGCCGCGCTGGCCTTGATCGCCGAATTGAGCGCGGCCAACCAGGCCGGGCATGTCTGCCTGCCCTTGGCGCATCGCGCGGAGCTGTCGGCCCTGCGCGCCTGCCGTCTGGTGGGCCGGCCTGGCGAGTACGCGCCTTTGATTCTGGACGAGGCCGGCAGGCTTTACTTCGCCCGGCACTGGCATGACGAGGATTGCCTGTCTAAGGGCTTGCTGAATCTGGCGCGGCCGGTGCCAATGGCGGATGAGGCCGCGCTGGCGGACTTGCTGGACAGGCTGTTTCCCGGCGATGGCGAAGCGGATCGCCAGAAAATGGCGGCCGCGCTGGCGGCGCGGCAGCGGCTGATGGTGATATCCGGAGGCCCCGGCACCGGCAAAACCACCACCGTGGTGCGCTTGCTGGCTTTGCTGGCGGCGCTGTCGCCGCGCCCCTTGGTGATGGCGATGGCGGCGCCGACCGGCAAGGCGGCGGCGCGGCTGTCGGAGTCGGTGCGCGCCGCGCGCGACCGGCTGGACGTGGAGGAATCGGTCCGGCGCCAATTGCCGGGGCAGGCGGAAACCCTGCATCGGCTATTGGGCTTGCGGCCGGGGGCTGAGGCGCCGCGCCACCACGCCGGCAATCCCTTGCCGCTGGACGTGCTGGTGGTGGACGAGGCTTCGATGATCGACTTATCGCTGATGGCGCGGACGGTGGAAGCGCTGCCTTCGCAGGCGCGGTTGATTCTGTTGGGCGACCGCGACCAGCTGGCCTCGGTGGAGGCCGGCGCGGTGTTGGGCGAGCTGTGCCAGCGCATCGCCTACCGCGAAGTGACGTTGCAATGGCTGTCGCGAGTGTGCGGTTTCCCGGTCGATCTGGACGAAGCGGAAGAGGCGATGGGCGGCGGTCTGGTCGATTGCGTCGCCCTGCTCACCCGCAGCCACCGCTTCGGCGCCGATTCCGGCATCGGCGCGCTGGCCCGCTTCGTCAACGCCGGCGAGGTCGAGCCGGCCCTTGCGATATTGCGCGCGGAAGGCTATGCCGATGTGGCCATGTCGGCCGCCTGGTCCGACGCCGAACTGGTCGGCCGGCGGCGCGGCTATCTGCAGGCGGTGGAGTCCGGCGCGTCGCCGGACGAGGTGCAGCGCGCCTTCTCGGCCTTCATGCTGCTGGCGGCGGAAAGACGCCAGGTGGCCGATTGCAACCAGCGCTTCGAAGCGGTGCTGGAAGAGCGGGGCATCAAGCAGCCGGGGCGGGATTGGTATCCGGGGCGGCCGGTGATGATTTCAGAAAACGATTATGGACTGGGCTTGTTCAATGGCGATATCGGCTTCACGCTGATGCGGCGCGATGGCCTGCGGGTGTTGTTCCCATCGTCTGATGGCGGCTGGCGCGAGTTCGCGCCTGGACGCCTGCCCGCGCACGATACCGTTTTTGCGATGACGGTTCACAAAAGCCAGGGCTCGGAGTACGAGGAGGTATGGCTGCTGCTGCCGCAACAGGCCGGCGCCAGCCTGAATCGGGCGCTGCTCTATACGGCGATTACGCGAGCCCGGCAACGCTTCGCCGCGATCGGCGCGGACGAGGTGTGGCGCGAAGGCATGCAGCGCGCGCCGCAGCGTTTGTCCGGGCTGGCGGATCGTCTGCGCTGAGGTCGGCGCAACACTTTTCCGTCTTGTGCGGGCAAGGATAGTCAAGCGACATCAGACATCCTAATATGCAGCCTTCCCGAAAAAAATCAGGGGGTGTCATGCAGTTGGATGCGGTATTGAGCTATCTGGACAAGATCAGCCGTTACGATGCTAGGCCATTCACACCGTTGTTTTTCGGCGGTGAGCGCATGGGCTGGGTCAATGTCCAATGGAAAGAGCGCTTGTTGCAGCATGAGTCCGCCCTGTTCGAGGAATCCTATCAAGGCCTGGTCTGCCGCCTGAGCGGCAGCTACCGCAGCATCAGCCATGCCTTGGCGCAGGCGGCTAGGCGCTGGCAGCAGGCCGGCTGGCTCAATGGCTGGCGCAATGAGAATTTCACGGCGTTCCGTCCAGACGGAACGCCGTTTTTCGAATTGGAGCGCGCGGCATTCCGTCCGCTGGGCCTGACCAGCCGGGCAGTGCATGTCAATGGCCTGTGCCGCTTGGAGAGCGGCGAAGTCCGGATGTGGGTGGGCCGCCGCAGTCCGCACAAGGCGGTGGACCCGAACCGGATGGACAATCTGGTGGGCGGCGGCGTGGCGGCGGGCGAAACGCTGGATCTGGCATTGGAGCGCGAAGGCTGGGAAGAGGCCGGCATTTCCCGCGACGCCTTGCAGGGGCTGAAACCGGTCTCCGTGTTGCTGGCAGAGCGGCCGGTGGCGCGCGGCCTGCATCGCGAGTGGCTGCATGGCTACGATTTGTGGCTAGGGCAGGAGCAGCGGCCCTGTTGCCAGGATGGCGAAGTGGCGGAGCATGTGCTGTTGCCCCTGGCCGAGGTGGAGCAATTGCTGGTGGACGAGCGCTTCATGATAGACGCTGCCTTGGTGGTCGTGGACTGTTTGTGCCGGCTGGAATATTGGGGCGCGCGCAATCCTGAGATGTCCACGGCCTTGTCCCGCATTCGCTATGCCAAGCAGGGGCCGCTGGTGTCCTCGGTGTAGTTCCCATTCTTGAGCGGCGGCCTAAGCCGCCATCGTTCTTGCGCAAAGCCCGGCCAGACCGGGCTTTTCTCTTTTTCTATCTTTGCATCCCATTTATTCATCCCACTTACGCCGGCAGGGGCCATTCGCTATCGCAACTTGGCCTGGAAGGTGGCGGACATCCAGGCGCTGTTGCTTTTTTTTTTCGCTGGCCGCCTGAGGGCGAGGCCTGTGCCGACCGGCATGGCATATACGATTTGGCTGGGTGATTCGGGTTTTGTTGTTTGCTCGCGGGCATTGTTGAATTTGTATGCTTATGGACTGAATTATATAGATTGTCATTGATGGATCTATTTGTGAGGCATGCGCGGAAGTCATTGCAGAGCAGTGGGAAATCTCATGTAGAATCAGTTTATCCGTGATGCAAATAGTATAAAAACTCAAATCGGATTCAACTGTAAACAAGAGATAAAAATGTACCGCTTGAAACTGATTTCACCCGATTTCGGGATCGATGACAGCGGCCCGCTCCATCCCACCCAGGAGCAAGCGCGTTGGGCCGCTGAACTGATGTTGCACGTGTACAAGGGCCGGATAAGGGCCGAGGTCCACAAAGTCGACGTCAAGACGCGCAAGAGCGAGAAACTGGAAGAGGTGTATATGAAATTGGAGCCAATGGCATAGGCTGGGCAGAGCCGCTGGAGGAGCCACTTTCGCCTGGCTCCAACAATACCATTGCCGATCGATGCCAGATGAGCTAACGTCATTGCTCCACTTAAACCCCAATCGGAACGGTTCCTGTTTCCGAGAACGGAGCGATCTTTATGTTCGGCTGGTTCGAAAGCCGCGTATCCCCCTATCCGGATGCGCCCCCCGCCCAACCTCCCCAGGGCTTCTTTTCCTTCATTTGGTACTGTACGCATGGCCTGCGCGGATTGATCCTGTGCATGACCGTGCTCACCGCCGGCATCGGCGCCTTCGAGGCTTTGCTGTTCTCGATGATGGGCTCGGTGGTGGATTGGCTATCCAAAACACCCGCCGCGCTGCTGTGGCAGAACGAGCGCGCCCACCTGCTTGAGTTGGCGGTCATCCTGCTGGGCAGCATAGGCCTGGTGGCCTTGCAGGCGATGAGCAAATACCAGGGCCTGTTTTCCAACTTTCCCATGCGCTTGCGCTGGAATTTCCACCGCCATCTGCTGGGCCAGAGCCTGAGCTTCTATCAGGACGAATTCGCCGGCCGGGTGTCGGCCAAGGTGATGCAGACCGCGCTGGCAGTGCGCGACACGGTGCTGATCATCACCGACATCCTGGTGTTCGTGGTGATCTATTTCGTCACCATGATCGCGGTGCTGGGCCATTTCGACCTGTTTCTGCTGCTGCCCTTCATGGCTTGGCTGGTGTTCTATATCGGCACCTTGTGGTTCTTTGTGCCGCGCCTGGGCAAGGCCGCCAGCCGCCAGGCCGACGCGCGCAGCCTGATGACCGGCCGCATCACCGATGCCTACACCAATATCGCCACGGTGAAGCTGTTTTCCCACGGCCAGCGCGAGGCGCGCTTCGCCAAGGGCGCGATGCAGGAGTTTCTGAGCACCGCCTATCGCCAGATGCGGCTGGTCAGCGGTTTCGAAATCGTCAACCATTTCAGCAGCATGCTGCTGATAGGCATGACCACCGGCTCGGCGCTGTGGCTGTGGGGCCTCGGCGAGGTCAGCGTGGGCGCGGTGGCCGCGTCTGCCGCCATGGCTTTGCGGCTGAACGGCATTTCGCACTGGATCATGTGGGAGATGTCCAGCCTGTTCGAGAATATCGGCACGGTGCAGGACGGCATCAACACCTTGTCGCGCTCGGTGGCGGTGGTGGACAAGCCGGCCGCGGCCAAGCTGGAAGTGCCGCGCGGCGAGGTCCGTTTCGAGAATGTCGATTTCTCCTATGGCGGCGCCAAGACGGTGATCGATGGCCTGGATCTGACGATACGTCCGGGCGAGAAGATAGGCCTGGTCGGCCGCTCCGGGGCCGGCAAGTCCACCATCGTCAATCTGCTGCTGCGCTTCTACGACCTGGACGGCGGCCGCATCCTGATCGATGGCCAGGATATCGCCGATGTGACGCAGGACAGCTTGCGGGCCAAAGTGGGGATGGTGACGCAAGATACCTCGCTGCTGCACCGCTCAGTGCGCGAAAACCTGCTGTACGGCCGGCCGGATGCCGGCGACGAGGACATGATCGCCGCGGCGCGCAAGGCCGAAGCGGATGACTTCATCGGCACGCTGAGCGATCCGAAAGGCCGCACCGGCTACGATGCCCATGTCGGCGAGCGCGGCGTCAAGCTGTCCGGCGGCCAGCGCCAGCGCATCGCCATCGCCCGGGTGATGCTGAAGGACGCGCCCATTCTGCTGCTGGATGAGGCCACCAGCGCGCTGGATTCCGAAGTGGAAGCGGCGATTCAAAGCAGCCTGTACCGGCTGATGGAAGGCAAGACCGTGGTGGCGATCGCCCACCGGCTGTCCACCATCGCGGCGATGGACCGTTTGATCGTGCTGGATCGCGGCCAGATCGTGGAGGAGGGCTCGCATCAGCAATTGTTGTCGCAGGGCGGCCTCTATGCTCGCTTGTGGTCGCATCAGAGCGGCGGATTTCTTGGCGAGGAAGACGGCGATGAAGGCGCCGAGTTGTCGCTGATGGGTTGATGATGTCCCCGCCTTTGGGCGGGGATTTTTTTTGCGGGAGCGCAACGATGAGCGATGCCGGCTGGACGGTGCTGGATACCAAGGTGGAGCATGCCAACCCGTATTTCCAGGTCTGGAACCAACAGGTGCGTTTGCCGGATGGGCAACTGATCCATTATTTTTCCGCGCGCCATGACCGCTCGGCGGTGGGCGCGCTGGCGATAGAAAACAATCGCGTGCTGCTGGTGCGGCAATATCGTTTGTTGATAGACCGCGAAGTGTGGGCGATTCCGGCTGGCGGCGTCGAGATTGGCGAAGCGCCTGCTGGCGCCGCAGAGCGCGAGCTGCGGGAGGAAACCGGTTACGCCGCTCGTTCCATCCGGCCTTTCATCGCCTATCATCCCACTTTCGGCAGCAGCACCCAGTTGTTTGAAATCTTTCTGGCCGAGGGGCTGGATCAGGTGAGCCCGGACATTGACGGCAACGAGGTTCTGCAAGTGCGATGGTTCGATTGCGCGGAGCTGCTGCGTTTGATCGCAAACGGGGATATGCCGGACAGCCTGTCTCTGGTGCCGATTCTGTTGGCGATGCAGCGGGGCTTGTTGTCGTAAGGAGGATGACTGGGGGATGGGTGAATAATTTTCAGGCCGTGGTTTCCTTTCTGCAGGCGGCGGAAGCCGGCAGCTTCAGCCAGGCGGCGCGTCGTCTGGGCGTGACGCCGGCTGCGGTAAGCAAGCATGTCAGACAGCTGGAGGATGAACTGGGCGTGCGCCTGGTGCATCGCAATAGCCGGGCGCTGGCTTTGACGGCATCCGGAGAGGTGTATTTTCAGCGCATGTCGCGGCTGGCGGCTGACATCCGCCAATTGGAGGAAGAGGTCAAGGGCCGGGATGAGGCGATGCATGGCCGCTTGCGCTTATCGCTGCCAAACGGCATCGGCCGCAATGTCTTCCTGCCGGCCTTGGACGAGTTTTCGCGCGATCATCCCGAGCTGAAACTGGAGCTGCATTTCGAAGACCGCGCCGTGGATTTGGTGCGCGATGGCTTCGACGCCGCCATCGGCGAGCGTCTGTCGCCGGACAGCAGTTTCATCGCCCGGCCGCTGCTGCCTTTGCAGCGCGTCGTGTTCGCCTCTCCG
The Chromobacterium sp. IIBBL 290-4 DNA segment above includes these coding regions:
- a CDS encoding NUDIX hydrolase family protein — encoded protein: MQLDAVLSYLDKISRYDARPFTPLFFGGERMGWVNVQWKERLLQHESALFEESYQGLVCRLSGSYRSISHALAQAARRWQQAGWLNGWRNENFTAFRPDGTPFFELERAAFRPLGLTSRAVHVNGLCRLESGEVRMWVGRRSPHKAVDPNRMDNLVGGGVAAGETLDLALEREGWEEAGISRDALQGLKPVSVLLAERPVARGLHREWLHGYDLWLGQEQRPCCQDGEVAEHVLLPLAEVEQLLVDERFMIDAALVVVDCLCRLEYWGARNPEMSTALSRIRYAKQGPLVSSV
- the recD gene encoding exodeoxyribonuclease V subunit alpha, whose translation is MNTDTPLLPDQLSKLFHRLDPDADPAALALIAELSAANQAGHVCLPLAHRAELSALRACRLVGRPGEYAPLILDEAGRLYFARHWHDEDCLSKGLLNLARPVPMADEAALADLLDRLFPGDGEADRQKMAAALAARQRLMVISGGPGTGKTTTVVRLLALLAALSPRPLVMAMAAPTGKAAARLSESVRAARDRLDVEESVRRQLPGQAETLHRLLGLRPGAEAPRHHAGNPLPLDVLVVDEASMIDLSLMARTVEALPSQARLILLGDRDQLASVEAGAVLGELCQRIAYREVTLQWLSRVCGFPVDLDEAEEAMGGGLVDCVALLTRSHRFGADSGIGALARFVNAGEVEPALAILRAEGYADVAMSAAWSDAELVGRRRGYLQAVESGASPDEVQRAFSAFMLLAAERRQVADCNQRFEAVLEERGIKQPGRDWYPGRPVMISENDYGLGLFNGDIGFTLMRRDGLRVLFPSSDGGWREFAPGRLPAHDTVFAMTVHKSQGSEYEEVWLLLPQQAGASLNRALLYTAITRARQRFAAIGADEVWREGMQRAPQRLSGLADRLR
- a CDS encoding ABC transporter ATP-binding protein, which produces MFGWFESRVSPYPDAPPAQPPQGFFSFIWYCTHGLRGLILCMTVLTAGIGAFEALLFSMMGSVVDWLSKTPAALLWQNERAHLLELAVILLGSIGLVALQAMSKYQGLFSNFPMRLRWNFHRHLLGQSLSFYQDEFAGRVSAKVMQTALAVRDTVLIITDILVFVVIYFVTMIAVLGHFDLFLLLPFMAWLVFYIGTLWFFVPRLGKAASRQADARSLMTGRITDAYTNIATVKLFSHGQREARFAKGAMQEFLSTAYRQMRLVSGFEIVNHFSSMLLIGMTTGSALWLWGLGEVSVGAVAASAAMALRLNGISHWIMWEMSSLFENIGTVQDGINTLSRSVAVVDKPAAAKLEVPRGEVRFENVDFSYGGAKTVIDGLDLTIRPGEKIGLVGRSGAGKSTIVNLLLRFYDLDGGRILIDGQDIADVTQDSLRAKVGMVTQDTSLLHRSVRENLLYGRPDAGDEDMIAAARKAEADDFIGTLSDPKGRTGYDAHVGERGVKLSGGQRQRIAIARVMLKDAPILLLDEATSALDSEVEAAIQSSLYRLMEGKTVVAIAHRLSTIAAMDRLIVLDRGQIVEEGSHQQLLSQGGLYARLWSHQSGGFLGEEDGDEGAELSLMG
- a CDS encoding LysR family transcriptional regulator; translation: MNNFQAVVSFLQAAEAGSFSQAARRLGVTPAAVSKHVRQLEDELGVRLVHRNSRALALTASGEVYFQRMSRLAADIRQLEEEVKGRDEAMHGRLRLSLPNGIGRNVFLPALDEFSRDHPELKLELHFEDRAVDLVRDGFDAAIGERLSPDSSFIARPLLPLQRVVFASPAYLARAGRPETLADLQRHDCIRVINQNSGRLMPWEFQTDSGLSRLETDGRLVVNDPFAACEAALLGAGLVMIGTVQAHPYLATGRLIPLLTAFAPPPRPLYFYYAERRLLPPALVRLQRFLQARMSQGGPPVYGNYRWP
- a CDS encoding transporter substrate-binding domain-containing protein; its protein translation is MLLLLLCRPALAQETLRAGVALDSSEPLSQSADASLTQRYREALAMITRQSGIRFQLDYYPSQRLEQLFVVGRLDVEVGVNPSWRALSPVSGFYTQTIGEVSYQLCLPPGGKPRVAGWADLKGKRIGLLAAQRLPQLEPVFQSQRLTADVAGNEEELLDRLRQGRIQAVVLEQSRAGYWARPAMGGRCQPGAMVASLPVMLRVHPQHRDLVPRLNQAIQNLSIQGKFKSLFTDAR
- a CDS encoding NUDIX domain-containing protein gives rise to the protein MSDAGWTVLDTKVEHANPYFQVWNQQVRLPDGQLIHYFSARHDRSAVGALAIENNRVLLVRQYRLLIDREVWAIPAGGVEIGEAPAGAAERELREETGYAARSIRPFIAYHPTFGSSTQLFEIFLAEGLDQVSPDIDGNEVLQVRWFDCAELLRLIANGDMPDSLSLVPILLAMQRGLLS